The following are encoded together in the Choloepus didactylus isolate mChoDid1 chromosome 7, mChoDid1.pri, whole genome shotgun sequence genome:
- the LOC119540194 gene encoding LOW QUALITY PROTEIN: olfactory receptor 2B11-like (The sequence of the model RefSeq protein was modified relative to this genomic sequence to represent the inferred CDS: inserted 2 bases in 1 codon) produces the protein MGLINESRPEGFVLLGFTDRPWLELPLFIILLITYPMAMTGNISIILVSKLDPHLHSPMYFFLTNLSFLDMCYTTSIVPQMPFNLGSSKKTISYMGCAVQLYFFHIMGGTECLLLALMSLDRYVAICRPLHYTLLMNQRLCLLLVSIVWLXVTYAVSEASVTLQLPLCGLNKLEHLVCEIPVLIKTACGEKSANELTLSVVCIFLSVVPLGLILASYAHIGHTVFKIKSSEGRKKAFGTCSSHLIVVFLFYGPAISMYLQLPSSISRDQPKFMALFYGVVTPTLNPFIYTLRNKDVKGALGNPMKRIFSSK, from the exons ATGGGACTAATTAACGAAAGCCGCCCTGAAGGGTTTGTTCTACTAGGCTTCACTGACCGCCCTTGGCTAGAGCTTCCTCTATTCATTATTCTTCTCATAACATACCCTATGGCCATGACTGGAAACATCTCCATCATCCTGGTGTCTAAGTTAGACCCCCATCTCCACagccccatgtatttcttcctcaccAACCTCTCCTTTCTGGACATGTGTTATACCACAAGCATTGTTCCACAGATGCCATTTAACCTGGGAAGCTCTAAGAAGACCATCAGCTATATGGGGTGTGCAGTTCAGCTTTATTTCTTCCACATAATGGGGGGAACAGAATGTCTGCTCTTGGCCCTTATGTCCTTGgatcgctatgtggccatctgcaggCCTCTCCACTACACCCTCCTCATGAATCAGCGCCTCTGCCTCCTGTTAGTATCCATCGTGTGGCT AGTGACCTATGCTGTCTCAGAGGCTTCCGTTACATTACAGTTGCCGCTCTGTGGCCTCAATAAACTGGAGCACTTGGTGTGTGAGATTCCCGTCCTGATAAAGACTGCCTGTGGTGAGAAGAGTGCTAATGAGCTCACACTCTCGGTGGTGTGCATTTTTCTGTCAGTTGTTCCACTAGGTTTAATTCTTGCTTCCTATGCTCATATTGGACATACTGTATTTAAGATTAAATCCtctgagggaaggaaaaaggccTTTGGGACATGTTCCTCCCACCTCattgttgttttcttattttatggcCCAGCCATTAGCATGTACCTCCAGCTCCCCTCATCCATCTCAAGGGACCAGCCCAAGTTCATGGCTCTCTTCTATGGAGTGGTGACTCCTACACTCAACCCCTTCATCTACACCCTT